The following are from one region of the Camarhynchus parvulus chromosome 3, STF_HiC, whole genome shotgun sequence genome:
- the SDC1 gene encoding syndecan-1 yields MINVVAVWLVALCFQAAVPQTTNLNLPPEDLDSSGDEEDAFSGSGAGPLTDQSRTWKIPGESTNSSIVAAPVDFSEQPFHGIESRTEKEAMSPPATSNPVTEKPVVAVKDEASILGSPDGKPTSHAVTTTVRSPTAHFPSVVHVTPSEASAVVHELKPEIPSSGVPDTKDVPEPHSTVHGEGEVAATPAATAPGDVAPTHEEVSEVGSGDPGDFILTKDEEFLPTQNSEVLADSERNAKAAGASGIMDRKEVLGGVIAGGLVGLVFAVFLVAFMLYRMKKKDEGSYSLDEPKQSNGGYQKPHKQEEFYA; encoded by the exons CAAACTACAAATCTGAACCTACCCCCTGAAGACCTTGATTCATCTGGCGATGAGGAAGACGCGTTCTCAGGTTCGGGTGCAG gtCCCCTGACTGATCAGTCTCGCacctggaaaatcccaggagAATCAACTAATTCCTCAATAGTGGCAGCACCAGTGGATTTCAGTGAACAGCCATTTCATGGGATTGAGAGCAGAACTGAAAAGGAAGCAATGTCTCCTCCTGCAACCAGTAATCCAGTGACAGAGAAACCAGTTGTAGCTGTGAAGGACGAAGCATCCATCCTGGGCTCACCTGATGGGAAACCAACAAGCCATGCAGTCACAACAACAGTGAGAAGTCCCACTGCTCACTTTCCTTCCGTGGTTCATGTGACTCCTTCAGAAGCCTCTGCTGTGGTCCATGAGCTTAAGCCTGAAATCCCCAGTTCTGGTGTGCCAGACACCAAGGACGTGCCCGAGCCCCACTCTACTGTCCATGGTGAGGGAGAGGTGGCTGCcactcctgcagccacagctccgGGGGATGTCGCTCCTACACATGAGGAGGTTTCTGAAGTTGGCTCTGGAGACCCG GGAGACTTCATCTTGACTAAAGACGAGGAATTTCTCCCCACCCAGAACTCAGAAGTACTGGCTGACTCTGAGAGGAAtgccaaagcagcaggagcctcaGGAATTATGGACAGAAAAGAAGTTCTTGGAG GTGTTATTGCTGGAGGACTTGTAGGCTTGGTGTTTGCAGTGTTTCTAGTTGCATTTATGCTGtacagaatgaagaaaaaagatgaagGCAGCTATTCACTGGATGAACCAAAACAGTCTAATGGAGGATAccaaaaaccacacaaacaagAGGAATTCTATGCATAA